Proteins encoded within one genomic window of Arachis ipaensis cultivar K30076 chromosome B08, Araip1.1, whole genome shotgun sequence:
- the LOC107612470 gene encoding uncharacterized protein LOC107612470, translating to MASVIISNCVDEETSLPIRPLTFVNLHKWPESDVEFVKRVNSFNNGEERRVNSHLLCRQMYLRSYKFSREKKGVTHKAIKRLRTLKESVVRATNNAAPSTNFIKPNYYKVLITANAAFFSTLHKLMSCFSSCRSP from the coding sequence ATGGCCTCCGTTATCATATCCAACTGTGTCGACGAAGAAACAAGCCTTCCCATTCGGCCATTAACCTTCGTAAACCTCCACAAGTGGCCGGAATCCGACGTAGAGTTCGTGAAGAGGGTGAACTCCTTCAACAATGGCGAGGAGCGAAGAGTAAACAGCCACCTCTTGTGCAGGCAAATGTATCTGAGGAGCTACAAGTTTTCGAGGGAGAAGAAGGGTGTGACTCACAAGGCCATTAAGCGTCTTAGAACTCTAAAGGAGAGTGTGGTTCGCGCCACAAATAATGCTGCGCCATCAACCAATTTTATTAAGCCTAATTATTATAAGGTTCTCATCACTGCTAATGCTGCCTTCTTCTCAACCCTTCACAAGCTTATGTCTTGCTTTTCATCATGTCGCTCCCCATAG
- the LOC107612277 gene encoding zinc finger protein CONSTANS-like: MYTRATSSSTFLSPDYPPVHPFPDELALTELESLLNCNNSEIVSFNKSSSSGSYNSEHGSVMQRSVSSNSLHKNPFSALLAELFDDDAPLRRVCSTGDLHGTTHGGIMHNNNESADSPLSSESSMIIEGMSRACRYSPEEKKLRIERYRTKRNQRNFNKKIKYVCRKTLADSRPRIRGRFARNDEIDKNPSSVHQWSHHIGAGAEEDQEDQNWVSIFDSLVAANTDHQESQDSSSFGLLY, encoded by the exons ATGTACACACGCGCCACCTCATCATCAACTTTTCTCTCGCCGGATTATCCCCCAGTGCACCCGTTCCCGGACGAACTGGCCCTCACGGAGTTGGAATCGCTTCTGAACTGCAACAACTCGGAGATAGTAAGCTTCAACAAGAGTAGTAGCAGCGGTAGTTACAATAGTGAGCATGGGTCGGTGATGCAGAGGAGCGTTAGCAGCAACTCTCTCCATAAGAATCCCTTCTCTGCTCTCTTGGCTGAGTTGTTCGACGACGACGCTCCTCTTAGGAGAGTTTGCAGCACCGGTGATCTCCAC GGGACTACTCATGGCGGCATCATGCATAACAATAATGAATCAGCTGATAGTCCATTGTCAAGTGAAAGCAGCATGATCATTGAAGGAATGAGTAGAGCATGTAGGTATAGCCCTGAGGAGAAGAAACTCAGGATTGAGAGGTATAGAACCAAGagaaaccaaagaaacttcaacaAGAAAATTAAG TATGTTTGCAGGAAGACTTTAGCAGACAGCAGGCCGCGCATTAGAGGACGATTCGCGAGGAACGACGAAATTGACAAGAATCCTTCATCAGTTCATCAATGGAGTCATCACATTGGTGCTGGAGCAGAGGAAGACCAAGAAGATCAAAACTGGGTCAGTATCTTTGATTCACTAGTTGCTGCAAATACTGATCATCAAGAGTCCCAGGACAGTTCTTCTTTCGGTTTATTGTATTAG
- the LOC107613862 gene encoding uncharacterized protein LOC107613862 (The sequence of the model RefSeq protein was modified relative to this genomic sequence to represent the inferred CDS: added 34 bases not found in genome assembly), protein MGFFDLNIPYTHPPERAVEASRTRIAVKAMELGYTGIAYNRTISGVISDKHRCSIKPLSISSLLNTLPSLSLSAKLHRDLLRIPLSTPFRQYTRVTVLFETPFHATSVCCDNPILKTYDLVAIKPSTRATFDMACQKSEVDIITVDFSKGMLFGMTENMVKVAAERGVCFEVDYSCLLNNAKIRDQWIYGAKCLMEWTQGRNVIFSSSTPSVNLLRGPWDVANLLSILGISKERARDAISKNCRNLLVKALRKKRFYKNAIRVQPSSSNTVSNFEDDQQEELLKLDSLSSEGDISLNDWAKCFSSLYSKASEIAPVVDSMPSHGFQTKDFLPSSNASPVVSNGEKISQSTPVLKNSTEQPNRQDESSRPDAMEADQVAMTTMTTTPATISTKKSCPTRCSQLHGSNDILLSCNKLCEKTKKSIPTETFNSRKSHDSQSNLGTLGTALDAAIQNENSKLQKYLQDAKRDDEHDSEKIFYPNLNAKITEMQEAPQSEDLEIAQHTVSKTDISISKNLLVAEQSGKLETEAVKLDEMEIEEDGSAVVTHIEDQKLNRLSTESDQVSPVESVSGRSRVKRRRPPAPPLFPFKRLFSRMLFKRKGRKKKSKTKPE, encoded by the exons ATGGGGTTCTTTGACCTAAACATACCGTACACGCATCCGCCAGAAAGGGCAGTCGAAGCCAGCCGCACCAGGATTGCCGTGAAGGCCATGGAGCTTGGCTACACTGGAATCGCCTACAACCGCACGATCAGTGGCGTCATCTCCGATAAACACCGTTGCTCCATCAAACCTCTCTCCATATCCT CGCTAAGCTTCACCGCGACCTCCTCCGTATCCCCTTGTCCACCCCCTTCCGTCAGTACACACGCGTCACCGTCTTGTTCGAGACCCCCTTCCATGCCACATCCGTCTGCTGCGACAACCCTATCCTCAAGACCTACGATCTCGTTGCCATTAAGCCCTCCACACGGGCCACATTCGATATGGCATGCCAGAAATCGGAG GTAGATATCATTACGGTTGACTTTTCGAAGGGGATGCTCTTTGGAATGACGGAGAACATGGTTAAAGTTGCTGCCGAG CGAGGGGTTTGCTTTGAAGTTGATTACTCTTGTCTTTTAAATAATGCTAAAATCAGGGATCAGTGGATCTACGGTGCTAAG TGTTTGATGGAGTGGACTCAGGGAAGAAACGTTATCTTTTCAAGTTCTACTCCTTCAGTGAATCTTCTTAGAGGACCTTGGGATGTTGCAAACTTATTGTCCATATTGGGAATCTCCAAGGAGCGAGCTAGAGATGCTATTTCTAAAAACTGTAG GAATCTTTTGGTAAAAGCTTTAAGGAAAAAACGGTTTTATAAGAATGCAATAAGAGTGCAACCATCGTCATCAAATACAGTATCTAATTTTGAGGATGATCAGCAGGAAGAATTACTAAAATTGGATTCTCTCTCCAGTGAAGGTGACATCTCGTTGAATGATTGGGCAAAGTGTTTTTCATCATTATACTCTAAAGCATCAGAAATTGCTCCCGTGGTTGACAGCATGCCATCTCATGGTTTTCAAACAAAGGATTTCTTACCTTCAAGTAATGCTTCCCCTGTCGTCTCGAATGGTGAAAAGATCAGTCAGTCAACACCTGTACTTAAAAACTCAACTGAGCAGCCCAACAGGCAAGATGAAAGCTCAAGACCCGATGCTATGGAAGCAGATCAAGTGGCGATGACGACAATGACAACAACGCCAGCAACAATATCAACAAAAAAATCTTGTCCTACTAGGTGTAGTCAATTACACGGATCAAATGACATCCTTTTGAGCTGCAACAAGTTGTGTGAGAAAACTAAAAAAAGTATACCCACTGAAACATTCAATTCTAGAAAATCACATGATTCACAATCAAACTTGGGCACCCTCGGCACTGCGTTGGATGCTGCGATACAAAATGAGAACAGCAAACTGCAGAAATATTTGCAAGATGCAAAACGTGATGATGAACATGATAGTGAGAAAATATTTTATCCTAATTTAAATGCAAAAATTACAGAGATGCAAGAAGCTCCTCAAAGTGAGGATTTGGAAATTGCACAGCATACAGTCTCAAAGACAGACATATCTATTTCCAAAAATTTATTGGTGGCTGAACAATCTGGTAAACTTGAAACTGAAGCAGTTAAACTTGATGAGATGGAGATTGAAGAGGATGGTTCTGCAGTTGTAACTCATATAGAAGATCAAAAACTTAATAGACTGAGCACTGAATCTGATCAAGTTTCCCCGGTTGAGTCTGTATCAG GTCGATCGAGGGTGAAGCGGAGGAGACCTCCAGCACCACCTTTGTTCCCTTTCAAACGATTATTTAGTCGAATGCTTTTTAAGAGGAAAGGTAGAAAAAAGAAGAGCAAAACTAAGCCAGAATAA